Proteins co-encoded in one Deltaproteobacteria bacterium genomic window:
- a CDS encoding protein kinase: MTCPRCGKPTTDDQRFCSQCGTVLGEVAFFDTLAAVGQVLDGRYRLRYLVGTGAMGAVYRAEVEGLGHAVAVKILHPSLAADTTARRRLENEARLASQIDHPNIVSILDFRSTPGLTYLVMEYLSGESLAEVLASVGYLGVRRAIHIARQLLAALEASHRLGVLHRDLKPENIYLIAQADQLDFVKVLDFGMATAGQNPDEARITAHGHVCGTPAYMSPEQAQGHELTLHSDLYSVGVILYETLTGSNPFLGATAPDTLLSQVTLTPARPSTVRSDALIPPYLDALVMRALRKSPTDRFASATEFRQVLEGLVLARQRPEPGEDEGRALVTCPECGRPMRLTERQCSGCGQELRSGAHSIEEILPPEMITALQASDDASGEIRLAPTSSITPRPALGWDVPMVGLGAELDRLRELFVGPAAGQYLRIIGASGMGKGRLAREAARMAERAGFGVVWCEPDMLPGFAPLGPLQRAAAQLLGLSDPPANEGELEAAATASGFEAAHRRGLVEFFGLGPRPKDPADVRRARRAEAWRALQRSGTQRRPMLLVFRDLDRFDAPSQELVAALATLTPGNHPLHVVVTQEPQLLLLWPDTTRTLTVPPLSSKEATELATLLLDRARIAGDAGRVAAASGGSPMTVIELVRLLAIDAAVRFPRSLTEVINQRIGRLPAIARMQLHAMAVLGRPSTPKTISTLVSEVQAEQGALAFLAEQGFLTLERSGWRPSHRLHREMAYASLPAAVREELHRQAAELALDEGAAAAFVGYHLYEAGDGQAAIPYLLEAGWQAVEALDDAMAAQHFQRVLRVLPSPPETFRGSREPWLSATLGVATALADGGDLQSAVGLLRAAAQRAARVGWRAEQERCERQRQRLRAREDAAGSRPS, from the coding sequence ATGACCTGCCCCCGCTGCGGCAAGCCCACGACCGACGACCAGCGCTTCTGCAGCCAGTGCGGGACGGTGCTCGGAGAGGTGGCGTTCTTCGATACCCTGGCCGCGGTGGGGCAGGTTCTCGACGGGCGCTACCGGCTGCGGTATCTCGTTGGGACCGGCGCGATGGGCGCCGTCTATCGGGCCGAGGTGGAGGGGCTCGGGCACGCGGTGGCCGTGAAGATCCTGCACCCCAGCCTGGCCGCCGACACCACGGCGCGCCGCCGCCTAGAGAACGAGGCGCGGCTGGCCAGCCAGATCGACCACCCGAACATCGTCTCCATTCTGGACTTCCGCTCGACGCCGGGGCTGACCTACCTCGTGATGGAGTACCTGAGCGGCGAGTCGCTCGCCGAGGTGCTGGCCTCCGTCGGTTACCTCGGCGTGCGTCGCGCCATTCACATCGCGCGGCAGCTCCTCGCCGCGCTCGAGGCCTCCCACCGCCTGGGGGTGCTGCACCGGGATCTGAAGCCCGAGAACATCTACCTCATCGCGCAGGCGGACCAGCTCGACTTCGTGAAGGTGCTCGACTTCGGCATGGCCACGGCGGGGCAGAATCCCGACGAGGCGCGGATCACCGCTCACGGGCACGTGTGCGGCACGCCCGCGTACATGTCCCCCGAACAGGCCCAGGGGCACGAGCTGACGCTGCACTCGGACCTGTACTCGGTGGGCGTCATCCTCTACGAGACGCTGACGGGCTCCAATCCCTTCCTCGGGGCGACGGCTCCCGACACGCTCCTGAGCCAGGTCACCCTCACCCCCGCGCGCCCGTCCACGGTCCGGAGCGACGCGCTGATCCCGCCGTACCTGGACGCCCTGGTGATGCGCGCTCTGCGCAAGTCGCCGACCGATCGGTTCGCGAGCGCGACGGAGTTCCGGCAGGTGCTCGAGGGACTCGTGCTGGCCCGCCAGCGACCCGAGCCGGGAGAGGACGAGGGTCGCGCGCTGGTCACCTGCCCCGAGTGCGGTCGGCCGATGCGCCTCACGGAACGGCAGTGCAGCGGGTGCGGTCAGGAGCTGCGGTCGGGAGCGCACAGCATCGAAGAGATCCTCCCGCCGGAGATGATCACCGCGCTCCAGGCCTCGGACGACGCGTCCGGGGAGATCCGCCTCGCGCCGACCTCGAGCATCACGCCCCGCCCCGCCCTCGGGTGGGACGTGCCGATGGTGGGCTTGGGGGCGGAGCTCGACCGCCTGCGGGAGCTCTTCGTCGGGCCCGCGGCGGGCCAGTACCTGCGCATCATCGGGGCCAGCGGAATGGGCAAGGGGAGGCTGGCGCGTGAGGCGGCGCGGATGGCCGAGCGGGCGGGGTTTGGCGTGGTCTGGTGCGAGCCCGACATGCTCCCCGGGTTCGCTCCGCTCGGGCCCCTTCAGCGCGCGGCGGCGCAGCTGCTCGGGCTGTCGGACCCGCCGGCGAACGAGGGGGAGCTCGAGGCTGCAGCGACCGCGAGCGGGTTCGAGGCCGCGCACCGCCGGGGGCTGGTGGAGTTCTTCGGCCTCGGGCCGCGCCCGAAGGACCCGGCGGACGTGCGCCGCGCCCGCCGCGCGGAGGCCTGGAGGGCGCTGCAGCGCTCGGGGACGCAGCGGCGGCCGATGCTCCTCGTCTTCCGGGACCTGGACCGCTTCGACGCCCCGTCGCAAGAGCTGGTGGCCGCGCTGGCCACGTTGACGCCCGGCAACCACCCGCTGCACGTGGTGGTGACGCAGGAGCCGCAGCTGCTCCTCCTCTGGCCCGACACGACGCGGACGCTGACCGTGCCGCCTCTGAGCTCGAAGGAAGCGACCGAGCTCGCCACGCTGCTCCTCGACCGGGCGCGCATCGCGGGGGATGCGGGGCGCGTGGCGGCGGCCTCGGGTGGCAGCCCCATGACGGTCATCGAGCTCGTGCGGCTCTTGGCCATCGACGCGGCGGTGCGCTTCCCACGCAGTCTCACCGAGGTGATCAACCAGCGCATCGGGCGGCTTCCGGCTATCGCGCGCATGCAGCTCCACGCCATGGCAGTGCTGGGACGCCCCTCGACCCCCAAGACCATCTCCACGCTGGTGAGCGAGGTGCAGGCCGAGCAAGGGGCCCTGGCCTTCCTCGCCGAGCAGGGCTTTCTCACGCTCGAGCGGTCCGGCTGGCGGCCCTCTCACCGGCTGCACCGGGAGATGGCCTACGCCTCGTTGCCGGCCGCGGTGCGCGAGGAGCTTCACCGCCAGGCGGCCGAACTCGCGCTCGACGAAGGGGCGGCTGCCGCCTTCGTGGGCTACCACCTCTACGAGGCCGGCGACGGACAGGCGGCGATCCCCTACCTGCTCGAGGCGGGGTGGCAGGCGGTGGAGGCGCTGGACGACGCGATGGCCGCGCAGCACTTCCAGCGGGTGCTGCGCGTGCTTCCCTCGCCGCCGGAGACCTTCCGCGGCAGCCGCGAGCCGTGGCTCTCGGCGACCCTGGGCGTCGCCACCGCGCTGGCCGATGGCGGAGACCTGCAGTCCGCCGTGGGGCTGCTCCGGGCCGCGGCGCAGCGCGCGGCGCGCGTGGGGTGGCGCGCCGAGCAGGAGCGGTGCGAGCGCCAGCGCCAGCGCCTGAGGGCCCGGGAGGACGCGGCGGGCAGCAGGCCGAGCTGA
- a CDS encoding TldD/PmbA family protein — MERALKRGATQAAVSLSRARFVKLRRRQAKVESLQASTSRGLTLSLYLDGRYSANSTSFLERDALDRFCDECLAMTRTLAPDPHRRLADPELYGPTPGVELDLFDPGYDRLSVDERLAMAVLAEDAARAAGERVVSAVAEVSSQASEALQLHSNGFRGTHRTTWFAVSAQVTVREEGDRRPEDYAWAGARHLAALPDPRGIGEEAARRALERIGSTKVESQRMTLLVENRAAARLVSSLLEPLAGGALQQRRSCFEGKLGEAIGGERLTLVDDPLVPRGIGSRTFDGDGLRARRFPLVEQGRLRAYLVDVYYGRKLGMAPTSGSTSNLVLPVGTLDLDALTAGVDRGVLVTGFLGGNANAASGDFSFGVSGFLVEKGKRVRPVNEMNVTDSHTSLWHRLEAVGNDPYPYSAWAIPSLRFDGVQFSGS, encoded by the coding sequence ATGGAGCGCGCCCTGAAGCGGGGGGCGACGCAAGCGGCCGTCTCGCTGTCGCGCGCGCGCTTCGTCAAGCTGCGGCGACGACAGGCGAAGGTCGAGAGCCTCCAGGCCTCGACGAGCCGCGGGTTGACCTTGTCGCTCTACCTCGACGGGCGCTACTCGGCGAACAGCACGAGCTTCCTCGAGCGCGACGCGCTCGACCGATTTTGCGACGAGTGCCTCGCCATGACGCGCACGCTGGCCCCCGATCCGCACCGGAGGCTGGCTGACCCCGAGCTCTACGGGCCGACGCCGGGAGTGGAGCTCGACCTCTTCGACCCGGGGTACGACCGGCTGAGCGTGGACGAGCGCCTCGCCATGGCGGTGCTCGCCGAGGACGCGGCGCGCGCGGCGGGGGAGCGCGTGGTCTCGGCGGTGGCAGAGGTGAGCTCGCAGGCGAGCGAGGCCCTGCAGCTCCACTCGAACGGGTTTCGCGGGACGCACCGCACGACCTGGTTCGCGGTGAGCGCGCAGGTCACCGTCCGCGAGGAGGGAGACCGTCGCCCCGAGGACTACGCCTGGGCGGGCGCGCGGCACCTGGCGGCGCTCCCCGACCCGCGCGGGATCGGCGAGGAGGCGGCGCGACGGGCGCTCGAGCGGATCGGCTCGACGAAGGTCGAGAGCCAGCGCATGACGCTCCTCGTGGAGAACCGGGCCGCGGCGAGGCTCGTGAGCTCGCTGCTGGAGCCGCTCGCCGGCGGGGCGCTGCAGCAGCGACGGTCCTGCTTCGAGGGGAAGCTCGGCGAGGCGATAGGTGGCGAACGGCTGACGCTGGTGGACGATCCGCTCGTGCCGCGGGGGATCGGCTCGCGCACCTTCGACGGGGACGGGCTGCGCGCGCGGCGCTTTCCGCTGGTCGAGCAGGGGCGGCTGCGGGCCTACCTCGTGGACGTGTACTACGGTCGCAAGCTGGGGATGGCGCCCACCTCGGGGAGCACGAGCAACCTCGTCCTGCCGGTGGGAACCCTGGACCTCGACGCGCTCACGGCCGGGGTCGACCGCGGCGTGCTCGTGACCGGCTTCCTCGGGGGCAACGCGAACGCGGCGAGCGGGGACTTCTCCTTCGGCGTGAGCGGCTTCCTCGTCGAGAAGGGCAAGCGCGTGCGGCCGGTGAACGAGATGAACGTCACCGACTCGCACACCTCCCTCTGGCATCGGCTCGAGGCCGTCGGCAACGACCCCTATCCTTACAGCGCGTGGGCCATTCCCAGCCTGCGCTTCGACGGAGTACAGTTCAGCGGTAGCTGA